The following coding sequences are from one Saccopteryx bilineata isolate mSacBil1 chromosome 3, mSacBil1_pri_phased_curated, whole genome shotgun sequence window:
- the NPPB gene encoding natriuretic peptides B: MDLQMGLSWALSLLLFLHLWPLGGHSHPLGGSGPSLELSGVQELLDRLPSTAGELQEEQVTPKPLLPGRSSTDARETRQAASTGGGQALQGLQILKKMSDSGCFGRRLDRISFSSGLGCKLLKRH; encoded by the exons ATGGACCTGCAGATGGGGCTGTCCTGGGCGCTCTCGCTCCTTCTGTTCTTGCACCTGTGGCCGCTAGGAGGTCATTCGCACCCGCTGGGTGGCTCTGGCCCCAGCTTGGAACTGTCTGGAGTACAG GAGCTGCTGGACCGTCTTCCAAGCACGGCTGGGGAGCTGCAGGAGGAGCAGGTGACCCCGAAGCCCCTCCTGCCAGGACGTAGTTCCACAGATGCCCGGGAGACCAGGCAGGCAGCTTCCACTGGTGGCGGCCAGGCCTTGCAGGGACTACAAATCCTCAAGAAGATGAGTGACTCGGGCTGCTTCGGGCGGCGGCTGGACCGAATTAGCTTCTCCAGTGGCCTGGGCTGCAAAC tgCTGAAGAGGCATTAA